A window of the Desulfurobacteriaceae bacterium genome harbors these coding sequences:
- the gspD gene encoding type II secretion system secretin GspD: MLRVLFFCLILFSLARAENTVQLNADSLDIKDLTKLVSQATGKNFIVPHFLKGKITVISSKPIPKKELLNLYIAALDELGYQAVEDKNYIKIVKKREVAKESSFVKSGKVKEGEKVLTYIIIPQHILVLDIQGLVRNLLSPVGRFSIVKSINAMVITDKEKNVKKIKTVLDTLDKSPLNFQVVSFEIKHNKAKNVARILRELFNKSFAQDLVKSFPIPGKDYYHIVFDENTNTLFVVGTPKVIERIKELLPKIDKEFNLEDGYLHIIRLNYAFAEDTEKVLNKLLKGDLRKKFGINRSVKVVADKSSNSLIVLADPKDFRIVERIISGIDIKRPQVFVEVQIVEMSIDKLSQLGVEWKLLNRGDLVPFAGSIYNFPVVPTKVSDVPQPRGLFFGVAKWRDNVPDIGFLLNAYAKVGAVNIVATPQVLTLDNEEAEVNITSVLPYSTGVKYDTNNNPVISYDYKDVGITLKITPHITASNGVKLKIYAKVEDVVGYANADQTAPITSKREAKTTVNVQDGQTLVIGGLTKNKKIITTEKVPLLGDIPFLGSLFRRKSYQIEKTNLLIFITPKVVRSEKEEEELTSEKRKFLQKVLRGGNVK; this comes from the coding sequence ATGTTAAGGGTACTTTTTTTCTGTTTAATTCTTTTTTCCTTAGCAAGAGCAGAAAATACCGTTCAACTAAATGCCGATTCTCTTGATATAAAGGATCTTACAAAACTGGTTAGCCAAGCAACAGGCAAAAACTTTATAGTTCCCCACTTTTTAAAGGGAAAAATAACTGTTATATCTTCGAAACCTATTCCTAAGAAGGAACTTTTAAACCTTTATATCGCCGCCCTCGATGAGCTTGGATATCAAGCAGTAGAGGATAAAAACTACATAAAGATAGTAAAGAAAAGAGAAGTTGCGAAGGAATCTTCTTTTGTTAAAAGTGGAAAGGTAAAAGAAGGAGAAAAAGTTCTTACTTATATCATAATTCCTCAGCACATTTTAGTCCTCGATATACAAGGTCTTGTAAGAAATCTTCTTTCTCCTGTTGGAAGGTTCAGCATAGTCAAGAGTATCAATGCTATGGTTATTACTGATAAAGAAAAGAACGTGAAGAAGATAAAAACCGTCTTAGATACGCTTGATAAATCGCCATTAAACTTTCAAGTAGTTTCGTTTGAAATAAAACACAACAAAGCAAAAAATGTTGCCAGAATACTTAGAGAACTTTTCAATAAAAGTTTTGCACAGGATCTTGTTAAAAGTTTTCCCATACCTGGGAAAGATTACTATCACATTGTTTTTGATGAGAATACAAATACTTTATTTGTTGTAGGTACTCCAAAAGTTATTGAAAGGATAAAAGAACTACTTCCAAAAATCGATAAAGAGTTTAACTTAGAAGACGGGTATCTCCACATAATCCGTCTAAATTACGCTTTTGCAGAAGATACAGAAAAGGTTTTAAACAAGCTGTTAAAAGGAGATCTAAGAAAGAAGTTTGGAATTAATAGAAGCGTAAAAGTAGTAGCTGACAAATCCAGTAATTCCCTCATAGTTTTAGCAGATCCTAAGGATTTTAGAATAGTTGAAAGAATTATATCCGGAATAGACATTAAAAGACCACAAGTTTTTGTAGAAGTTCAGATAGTAGAGATGTCAATTGATAAACTCTCCCAGCTTGGCGTAGAGTGGAAGCTTTTAAATAGAGGTGATCTTGTTCCTTTTGCTGGAAGTATTTACAATTTTCCTGTTGTTCCTACCAAAGTATCGGACGTTCCTCAACCTAGAGGTCTGTTTTTCGGAGTTGCAAAGTGGCGGGACAACGTTCCAGACATTGGATTTCTCTTAAACGCTTACGCTAAGGTAGGAGCCGTCAACATTGTTGCCACTCCCCAAGTTCTTACTCTTGATAACGAAGAAGCAGAAGTAAACATAACAAGCGTTCTTCCATACTCTACCGGAGTAAAGTACGATACAAACAACAACCCCGTAATAAGCTATGACTACAAGGATGTTGGTATTACCTTGAAAATTACCCCCCACATAACTGCAAGTAATGGAGTAAAGTTAAAAATCTACGCGAAAGTAGAAGATGTTGTAGGTTATGCTAATGCAGATCAGACGGCACCAATTACTTCCAAAAGGGAGGCTAAGACAACGGTCAACGTTCAAGATGGACAAACGCTTGTCATTGGAGGTTTAACAAAGAACAAGAAGATCATTACTACAGAAAAAGTTCCCCTTCTTGGAGATATACCCTTTTTGGGATCGCTGTTTAGAAGAAAAAGCTACCAGATAGAGAAAACTAACCTTTTAATTTTCATTACTCCAAAAGTCGTAAGAAGTGAGAAAGAGGAAGAAGAACTTACAAGCGAAAAGAGAAAATTTCTCCAAAAAGTTTTAAGGGGCGGGAATGTTAAGTGA
- the gspE gene encoding type II secretion system ATPase GspE, which translates to MLSESEFLDKLKAEKLIPEKKVSSFKEAVGVLKWDSPKTKEIFESVGIPFREKLESIDEELFQKLPSSFIRKERFIPLQETETEVMVATDNPFNTEGVKKLEWFFSKPVKVIVIPFDEINRFLTLQEKVEEEDLEEVFDSSYGEDLLISQEDAPIIRLINDILLTAIRIKASDIHFEPFKDRMRIRLRIDGVLKTFKEVPLSKVPSLVSRLKVMAKLDIAEKRLPQDGRIMVKVGGKEVDIRVSTLPTYFGERVVLRLLLKESVLYSTKDLGLLPEDYEKFEKLIYNPHGIILVTGPTGSGKTTTLYAALSEINNEEVNIITVEDPVEYQLNGISQVQVKPEIGLTFANALRSILRQDPDVIMIGEIRDVETAEIAIQSALTGHLVFSTLHTNDAATSITRLLDMGIESYLVASSVIGVVAQRLVRKICPFCKVSYKPSFQELKELNLLGYVGKFFKGEGCEKCMGTGYSGRTAIYELLFVDKEIRKAILDNKDADILREIAVKKGMKTLKMDGAEKVKLGITTTEEVLRVVR; encoded by the coding sequence ATGTTAAGTGAAAGTGAGTTTTTGGATAAATTAAAAGCTGAAAAACTCATTCCCGAAAAAAAAGTTTCCTCTTTTAAAGAAGCTGTTGGCGTTTTAAAGTGGGATTCACCAAAAACGAAAGAAATATTTGAAAGTGTAGGGATTCCCTTTAGAGAAAAACTGGAAAGTATAGACGAGGAACTTTTCCAAAAACTCCCTTCCTCATTTATTAGAAAGGAAAGGTTCATTCCCTTACAAGAAACGGAAACCGAGGTTATGGTTGCTACCGATAACCCTTTTAACACCGAAGGAGTAAAGAAGCTTGAGTGGTTTTTTTCAAAGCCTGTAAAAGTCATAGTTATTCCCTTTGACGAAATAAACCGTTTTTTAACTCTTCAAGAAAAAGTAGAAGAGGAAGATCTAGAAGAAGTCTTTGATTCTTCCTACGGTGAAGACCTCTTAATTTCTCAAGAAGATGCCCCAATAATAAGGCTTATCAACGATATTCTCTTAACCGCTATAAGGATAAAAGCAAGCGACATTCATTTTGAACCTTTTAAAGATAGAATGAGAATAAGACTTCGGATAGATGGTGTTTTAAAGACATTTAAGGAAGTACCACTTTCAAAGGTTCCATCCTTAGTTTCAAGACTTAAGGTAATGGCAAAGCTTGATATTGCTGAAAAGAGGCTTCCCCAAGATGGAAGGATAATGGTAAAAGTTGGGGGAAAAGAGGTTGATATTCGTGTTTCAACCCTTCCAACCTACTTTGGAGAAAGAGTTGTTTTAAGACTTCTTTTGAAAGAGAGTGTTCTCTATTCAACAAAAGATCTTGGATTACTTCCGGAAGATTACGAAAAATTTGAAAAACTTATTTATAATCCCCACGGGATAATCTTAGTAACTGGACCTACGGGTTCTGGAAAAACTACCACTTTATATGCTGCTCTTTCGGAAATAAACAATGAAGAAGTGAACATAATTACAGTAGAAGATCCTGTAGAATACCAACTAAACGGCATATCCCAAGTTCAAGTGAAACCCGAAATTGGTCTCACTTTTGCAAATGCTTTAAGGAGTATTCTAAGACAAGATCCAGATGTAATAATGATAGGGGAAATCAGGGATGTCGAAACTGCAGAAATTGCTATTCAATCAGCTTTAACTGGACACTTAGTCTTCTCCACTCTCCATACAAATGATGCAGCAACATCTATAACAAGGCTTCTTGATATGGGAATTGAGTCCTATCTTGTAGCGTCTTCTGTTATCGGGGTTGTTGCTCAAAGGCTTGTAAGGAAAATATGCCCCTTCTGTAAGGTTTCTTATAAACCTTCTTTTCAGGAACTGAAAGAACTTAACCTCCTTGGTTACGTAGGGAAGTTTTTTAAAGGTGAAGGCTGCGAGAAGTGTATGGGCACGGGATACTCTGGAAGAACTGCAATTTACGAACTGCTTTTTGTTGATAAAGAAATTCGCAAAGCGATTCTTGATAACAAGGATGCCGATATTCTAAGAGAAATAGCAGTAAAGAAAGGAATGAAAACTCTTAAAATGGACGGGGCTGAAAAGGTAAAACTTGGAATTACAACCACAGAAGAAGTTTTAAGGGTTGTAAGATAA
- a CDS encoding PilN domain-containing protein, whose product MLRFNFANIKPSLAERLLTPEFIIGSLIFTIFMGFNIYSEVSTRSKISEVERKITYLEQQRNVLKTLEKKEKELREVKAELEKKLAVIEKLEKERKIPNYLYFFGNKENVNGIWLEVLASKGKRLSIVGNAEDMGKLHDFLEKLESRLGKTYLKDVKLKTIELKNLNKTIEYQHFLLNVEMENGKTSGNSK is encoded by the coding sequence ATGTTAAGGTTTAACTTTGCCAATATAAAACCTTCACTTGCAGAGAGACTCTTAACTCCTGAGTTTATTATAGGATCTCTTATTTTTACAATTTTTATGGGGTTTAATATTTACTCAGAAGTTTCTACTAGATCCAAGATTTCAGAAGTTGAGAGAAAGATTACTTATCTTGAACAACAAAGGAACGTTTTGAAAACTTTAGAGAAAAAGGAAAAAGAACTAAGAGAGGTAAAAGCAGAACTAGAGAAAAAACTCGCGGTTATTGAAAAGCTAGAGAAAGAAAGGAAAATTCCAAATTACTTGTACTTTTTTGGAAATAAAGAAAATGTCAATGGAATTTGGTTGGAAGTTTTGGCTTCAAAAGGTAAAAGACTGAGCATTGTTGGAAACGCAGAGGATATGGGAAAACTTCATGATTTCTTAGAGAAACTGGAATCGAGATTGGGGAAAACCTACTTGAAAGATGTGAAGCTTAAAACTATCGAACTGAAGAATCTCAATAAAACTATAGAGTATCAACATTTCCTCTTAAACGTGGAGATGGAAAATGGAAAAACTTCAGGAAATTCTAAGTAG
- a CDS encoding type II secretion system F family protein — MAVFSYKGIDRNGREIKGIIEANSKANAIALLKSKGIFPYELKEEKTENKNFSLFPVRKNPFSQKELGVFFKTLSNLLEAGIPLVEALESFINEVQDNRKKAFISQILVNLKEGKSFSESLKLSKVTDPVILAFVSSGEKGGFLAENLLTLSDILERKEEVRSTIVGALIYPVILVVVSLGVIVFMLTTVVPKIVSIYDSMKLSLPLSTKIVLAISNFLVNDFWFLLLSILVLALLFSFLIRKKKKTIDKLKLKTPILGFLFLCIELLYFFETLGNLLKAGIPIGEAINFSINALRNEYLQEMFLLIKEEVERGERLTKILTNKLENVPFIVVQLIKAGEKSGSLADMFLKSSEFLKVEINTKIKNLTSLFESIIMLIVGMVIGFIIIALLLPIVEISTIKKL, encoded by the coding sequence ATGGCTGTGTTTTCCTATAAAGGAATAGATAGAAATGGAAGAGAAATTAAAGGGATAATTGAAGCAAACAGCAAAGCAAATGCCATAGCTTTATTAAAGTCTAAAGGAATTTTTCCTTACGAACTAAAGGAAGAAAAAACAGAAAACAAGAACTTTTCACTGTTTCCTGTTAGAAAAAATCCTTTTTCTCAAAAAGAACTAGGAGTTTTCTTTAAAACTCTTTCAAATCTTCTTGAGGCAGGTATTCCCTTAGTGGAAGCTTTGGAATCTTTCATAAATGAAGTTCAAGATAATAGGAAGAAAGCGTTTATTTCCCAGATATTAGTAAACCTAAAAGAAGGAAAGAGTTTTTCTGAATCCCTAAAGCTTTCTAAAGTTACCGATCCAGTAATACTGGCATTTGTATCCTCAGGAGAGAAAGGAGGCTTTTTGGCTGAAAACTTATTAACTCTTTCCGACATTCTTGAAAGAAAAGAAGAGGTAAGGTCAACTATTGTAGGAGCATTAATTTACCCTGTTATTTTAGTAGTGGTTAGTTTGGGAGTTATCGTTTTTATGCTAACAACTGTTGTTCCTAAAATTGTTTCTATATACGATTCAATGAAGCTATCGTTACCTCTCAGTACCAAAATTGTACTTGCTATAAGCAACTTCCTTGTAAATGATTTTTGGTTTCTTCTTCTTTCTATCCTTGTTTTAGCCTTGCTATTCTCTTTCCTAATAAGAAAAAAAAAGAAAACTATAGATAAACTTAAATTAAAGACACCTATTCTAGGGTTTCTCTTTTTATGCATAGAACTTTTATATTTTTTTGAAACTCTTGGGAACTTACTAAAGGCAGGAATTCCAATTGGTGAGGCTATTAACTTTTCTATAAATGCTTTAAGAAACGAATATTTGCAAGAAATGTTTTTACTTATAAAAGAAGAAGTGGAAAGGGGGGAAAGGTTAACAAAAATTCTAACCAATAAATTGGAAAATGTCCCTTTCATTGTTGTTCAATTAATTAAAGCTGGTGAAAAAAGTGGAAGTTTAGCCGATATGTTTTTGAAATCGTCAGAATTTCTGAAAGTAGAGATAAATACTAAAATAAAAAACTTGACCTCTTTATTTGAGTCAATTATAATGTTAATAGTTGGAATGGTTATAGGTTTTATAATAATTGCCTTACTACTACCTATAGTAGAAATAAGTACCATTAAGAAACTATAG
- a CDS encoding PDZ domain-containing protein produces the protein MLKATVLIGILTFSYSLASFVSSYFLFNLTPCVHFKVSSQASSKSRSEPINLETNLPFGSPNVEFEKSEKQKEETEKRREFKEFQTLDNFVLRGVIVLGKNSGFVVLEKKGKKEVKILRKGEKLDDLTLLKVFPDSAIFTDGNRKFTLKLFEEKKTKNVDNKLAEYSPEKKRTSFRSKVFRVKRQEVLKEFSSGKFLKDIGITPSQNPKGIRVLFVRRGSFIDKLGIRRGDVIISVNDLEIRTLEDSFSAFERLKTEDSITITLLRHGKKIKLQYEIE, from the coding sequence ATGCTTAAAGCAACTGTCTTAATAGGAATTTTAACTTTTTCTTATTCTTTAGCATCTTTTGTTTCTTCATATTTTCTGTTTAACTTGACTCCTTGTGTCCATTTTAAAGTATCATCTCAAGCTTCTTCAAAAAGTAGATCTGAACCGATTAACCTTGAAACAAATCTTCCTTTTGGATCACCTAACGTAGAGTTTGAGAAAAGTGAAAAACAAAAAGAAGAAACAGAAAAAAGACGAGAGTTTAAAGAGTTCCAAACTCTTGACAATTTTGTCTTACGAGGGGTTATAGTTCTTGGAAAAAATAGCGGATTTGTAGTTTTAGAAAAGAAAGGGAAAAAAGAGGTAAAAATTCTAAGAAAAGGGGAAAAGTTAGACGATTTAACGTTGCTTAAGGTATTTCCTGATTCTGCTATTTTTACAGACGGAAATAGGAAATTTACCTTAAAGCTTTTTGAGGAAAAGAAGACAAAAAACGTGGATAATAAGTTGGCTGAGTACTCACCTGAGAAAAAGAGAACTTCTTTCAGAAGTAAAGTGTTTAGAGTTAAAAGGCAAGAAGTACTGAAAGAGTTTTCATCTGGAAAGTTTTTAAAGGATATAGGAATTACTCCTTCACAGAATCCCAAGGGAATAAGGGTTCTCTTTGTTAGAAGGGGAAGTTTCATAGATAAGTTGGGAATAAGACGTGGAGACGTAATCATTTCAGTAAACGATTTGGAAATAAGAACGCTGGAAGACTCTTTTTCAGCGTTTGAAAGGTTAAAGACCGAAGATTCCATTACTATCACTCTATTGAGACACGGCAAGAAAATAAAACTTCAGTACGAAATCGAGTGA
- the pilM gene encoding pilus assembly protein PilM gives MKWIENFLWGGERLLPGIDIGTYSIKLVQLEKQKENYSLKVKGEIIYEDQVFAGSEIVDAFTLASYVKEILKMNLIEEKEVAIHIPLVSCFYSVISSPPTQPPEEAVMNYMQSIISPEELAQVKVDYRVLPVSIDNNNLDIAVAAIKREYLEERIGIVVQAGLKPVVVDIEPATISNQFYFNYPDETGSPVCIVDIGATFTKIVVSFGGYPYITRNVEYGGNSITEHLQKEFLLGVEEAESLKKGETVNDITYEEAFDKVIREAIKKIVTEVLWTIDNFKDRFNMDVNKIYLYGGSSKLEGIVEVFKDVSKKEVFKGKPFKFKNESKSEEFGIAVGLSLRYKGDSDVKV, from the coding sequence ATGAAATGGATTGAGAACTTTTTATGGGGAGGAGAACGACTACTTCCTGGTATTGACATTGGAACCTACAGCATTAAACTTGTTCAACTTGAAAAACAGAAAGAGAACTATTCGTTAAAAGTAAAAGGAGAAATTATCTATGAAGATCAAGTTTTTGCCGGATCAGAAATTGTTGACGCTTTTACTTTGGCCTCGTACGTAAAAGAAATTTTAAAGATGAACCTTATAGAAGAAAAAGAAGTGGCTATTCATATACCTCTTGTTTCTTGCTTTTACAGCGTTATTAGTTCTCCTCCTACTCAGCCTCCAGAAGAAGCTGTAATGAACTATATGCAAAGTATAATATCTCCCGAAGAGCTTGCACAAGTAAAGGTAGACTATAGAGTTTTGCCTGTCTCCATAGACAATAACAATTTGGATATAGCAGTAGCTGCTATAAAAAGAGAGTACTTAGAAGAAAGAATAGGTATTGTTGTGCAAGCAGGTCTAAAACCTGTGGTGGTGGATATAGAGCCTGCAACTATAAGCAATCAATTTTACTTTAACTATCCCGACGAAACTGGATCCCCTGTATGTATTGTTGATATAGGTGCTACCTTTACGAAGATAGTAGTTTCTTTTGGGGGATATCCTTATATAACAAGAAATGTTGAATATGGAGGAAACTCTATTACAGAACATCTGCAAAAAGAGTTTTTACTCGGTGTAGAAGAAGCGGAGAGCCTTAAAAAGGGGGAAACTGTAAACGACATAACCTATGAAGAAGCTTTTGATAAAGTAATAAGGGAAGCAATTAAGAAAATAGTTACAGAAGTATTGTGGACAATAGACAATTTTAAAGACCGGTTTAACATGGATGTTAATAAAATCTATCTCTACGGTGGTTCTTCAAAATTAGAAGGTATTGTAGAAGTATTTAAAGACGTTAGTAAAAAAGAAGTTTTTAAAGGAAAACCTTTTAAGTTTAAAAACGAAAGTAAAAGTGAAGAGTTTGGAATAGCTGTAGGGTTAAGCTTAAGATATAAGGGTGATAGTGATGTTAAGGTTTAA